The Schistocerca americana isolate TAMUIC-IGC-003095 chromosome 5, iqSchAmer2.1, whole genome shotgun sequence genome includes a window with the following:
- the LOC124616319 gene encoding KRAB-A domain-containing protein 2-like, which produces MLLSAPTILQSGNGREFANNLVSSLKEYRPTSKIVNGKARHSQSQENFGRANQGTENMLCAGIQDEKTSYWNDGPWFVQLMKIRALYYGINGSLYEALFGCKARVGLLTSSLPDDISQDVGTNEELEKVIKSAKAIQQQKERRDESMQEAKLSEEDIDNNAIHDGRNQNSDEAIVI; this is translated from the coding sequence ATGTTGCTTAGTGCTCCAACGATTCTACAGTCCGGTAACGGCAGGGAATTTGCAAACAATTTGGTAAGCAGCCTAAAGGAATATCGGCCCACCTCGAAGATCGTAAATGGTAAGGCGCGCCACTCACAAAGTCAGGAGAATTTCGGCAGAGCAAACCAGGGCACTGAAAATATGCTGTGTGCTGGGATTCAAGACGAGAAAACTAGCTACTGGAATGACGGACCGTGGTTCGTCCAGCTTATGAAAATCAGAGCTCTTTATTATGGGATTAACGGTTCACTATACGAAGCTCTGTTCGGCTGTAAAGCGAGAGTAGGTCTTTTGACGTCGTCCCTGCCTGACGACATTTCACAAGACGTAGGCACTAATGAAGAGCTAGAAAAAGTAATAAAGAGCGCAAAAGCAATACAGCAACAGAAAGAAAGACGAGATGAATCAATGCAGGAGGCAAAGCTCTCTGAAGAAGACATAGATAATAATGCAATCCATGATGGAAGAAATCAAAACAGTGATGAAGCCATTGTTATCTAA